Proteins co-encoded in one Coriobacterium glomerans PW2 genomic window:
- the rpsJ gene encoding 30S ribosomal protein S10, with amino-acid sequence MSSQKIRIRLKGYDHEVVDQSAKLIVDTAQKTGARVAGPIPLPTERNLYTVIRSPHKDKDSREQFEMRTHKRLIDILDPTSGTVDALMRLDLPAGVDIEIKL; translated from the coding sequence TTGTCTAGCCAGAAGATCAGGATCCGCCTCAAGGGCTACGATCATGAGGTCGTGGACCAATCCGCGAAGCTCATCGTCGACACGGCGCAGAAGACCGGTGCCCGTGTCGCCGGGCCCATCCCGTTGCCCACCGAGCGGAATCTCTACACGGTCATCCGCTCGCCGCACAAGGACAAGGACAGCCGCGAGCAGTTCGAGATGCGCACGCACAAGCGCCTCATCGACATCCTCGACCCCACGTCCGGCACGGTCGATGCGCTCATGCGCCTCGATCTGCCCGCCGGTGTCGATATCGAGATCAAACTGTAG
- the fusA gene encoding elongation factor G has product MAKSKYKLSDTRNIGIMAHIDAGKTTTTERILYYTGKTHKIGEVHEGAATMDWMVQEQERGVTITSAATTTFWEKDGTEYRIQIIDTPGHVDFTSEVERSLRVLDGAVAVFDAVAGVQPQSETVWRQAHNYSVPRIAFINKFDRVGADFWHAIETMRDRLDAKAVAVQVPMGAEDGFWGVIDLVTMTAWDFKADDKGMTYPEPLAEIPAEFADIVAEKREELLDAASEYDDSLMELVLEEAEVPVETLKAAIRAGVLANDLNPVLVGSAYKNKGVQELLDAVVDYLPSPLDIPPVEGTDPKTGEADSRPADADAPFSALAFKIMTDPFVGKLTYFRVYSGHADAGSYVANATNGQRERLGRILEMNANDRIDRDECSAGDIVAAVGFKATTTGDTLTTEGDEIILESMDFPDPVIDVAIEPKTKAEQDKMSIALTKLAEEDPTFRVSTNHETGQTIIAGMGELHLEIIVDRLLREFKVDANVGKPQVAYRETAGHDVDKAEGRFIRQSGGRGQYGHAVIKLEKMEEGFGYEFVNAIVGGVIPKEYIPSIDKGIQEAIQSGVIAGYPVLDIKVTLFDGSYHEVDSSEAAFKIAGSMAVKDALRKSQPVLLEPIMQVEVETPEQYMGDVMGNLSGRRGKIEGMDDRKSGKLVRAKVPLGEMFGYATDLRSQTQGRASYTMQFDSYEPAPKSITEEVVSKSGGAA; this is encoded by the coding sequence ATGGCTAAGTCCAAGTACAAGCTTTCCGATACCCGAAACATCGGCATCATGGCCCACATCGATGCCGGCAAGACGACAACCACCGAGCGGATCCTCTACTACACCGGCAAGACGCACAAGATCGGTGAGGTCCACGAGGGCGCTGCGACCATGGACTGGATGGTCCAGGAGCAGGAGCGCGGCGTCACGATCACCTCGGCCGCCACGACGACCTTCTGGGAGAAGGACGGCACGGAGTACCGCATCCAGATCATCGACACGCCCGGTCACGTAGATTTCACCTCTGAGGTCGAGCGCTCGCTGCGCGTGCTCGACGGCGCGGTCGCCGTGTTCGATGCCGTCGCCGGCGTGCAGCCGCAGTCCGAGACCGTGTGGCGCCAGGCGCACAACTACAGCGTGCCGCGCATCGCGTTCATCAACAAGTTCGACCGCGTGGGCGCCGATTTCTGGCACGCCATCGAGACCATGCGAGACCGGCTCGACGCCAAGGCCGTTGCGGTTCAGGTTCCCATGGGCGCCGAGGACGGCTTCTGGGGCGTCATCGATCTCGTCACCATGACCGCGTGGGACTTCAAGGCCGACGACAAGGGTATGACCTACCCCGAGCCGCTCGCCGAGATTCCCGCCGAGTTCGCGGATATCGTCGCGGAGAAGCGCGAGGAGCTGCTCGATGCGGCATCCGAGTACGATGACAGTCTGATGGAGCTGGTCTTGGAAGAGGCCGAGGTTCCCGTCGAGACGCTCAAGGCCGCCATCCGCGCCGGTGTGCTCGCCAACGATCTCAACCCCGTTCTCGTGGGCTCGGCCTACAAGAACAAAGGCGTGCAGGAGCTGCTCGACGCCGTCGTCGACTACCTGCCGAGCCCCTTGGACATTCCGCCCGTAGAGGGGACCGATCCCAAGACCGGCGAGGCGGACAGCCGCCCTGCGGATGCCGACGCGCCGTTCTCCGCGCTCGCGTTCAAGATCATGACCGATCCCTTCGTGGGCAAGCTCACGTACTTCCGCGTGTACTCCGGACATGCCGACGCCGGCTCCTATGTGGCCAACGCCACGAACGGCCAGCGCGAGCGCCTCGGTCGCATTCTCGAGATGAACGCGAACGATCGGATCGACCGCGATGAGTGCTCCGCGGGCGACATCGTGGCCGCCGTGGGCTTCAAGGCCACCACGACCGGCGATACGCTCACCACCGAGGGCGACGAGATCATCTTGGAGTCCATGGATTTCCCCGATCCGGTCATCGACGTCGCCATCGAGCCCAAGACCAAGGCCGAGCAGGACAAGATGAGCATCGCGCTCACCAAGCTCGCCGAGGAGGATCCGACCTTCCGCGTCTCGACGAACCACGAGACGGGTCAGACCATCATCGCCGGCATGGGCGAGCTGCATCTGGAGATCATCGTCGACAGGCTCCTGCGCGAGTTCAAAGTCGATGCCAACGTGGGCAAGCCGCAGGTCGCCTACCGTGAGACCGCAGGGCACGACGTTGACAAGGCCGAGGGCCGCTTCATCCGCCAGTCGGGCGGTCGCGGCCAATACGGACACGCGGTGATCAAGCTCGAGAAGATGGAAGAGGGCTTCGGCTACGAGTTCGTCAACGCGATCGTGGGCGGCGTCATTCCCAAGGAGTACATTCCCTCGATCGACAAGGGCATCCAAGAGGCCATCCAGAGCGGCGTCATCGCCGGCTATCCGGTGCTCGATATCAAGGTGACCCTGTTCGACGGATCCTACCATGAGGTCGACTCCTCCGAGGCCGCCTTCAAGATCGCCGGCTCCATGGCCGTGAAGGACGCGCTCAGAAAGTCGCAGCCGGTGCTGCTTGAGCCGATCATGCAGGTTGAGGTCGAGACCCCCGAGCAGTACATGGGCGACGTGATGGGCAACCTGTCCGGCCGTCGCGGCAAGATCGAGGGCATGGACGACCGCAAGAGCGGCAAGCTCGTCCGCGCCAAGGTTCCGCTTGGTGAGATGTTCGGCTATGCGACCGATCTTCGCTCGCAGACCCAGGGGCGCGCTTCGTACACGATGCAATTCGACTCCTACGAGCCCGCGCCGAAATCGATCACCGAAGAGGTCGTCAGCAAGTCCGGCGGTGCCGCCTGA
- the rplC gene encoding 50S ribosomal protein L3, with amino-acid sequence MVSMILGRKIGMTQVWDENDNVVPVTVIQAGPCYVSQVKTEATDGYDAVQIGFGDIRAKHVNRPMAGHFAKAGVEPVRYLREVRVPAGEQHSVGDPVTVADFEGTEKVDVIGTSKGKGFQGRIKRWGQHRGPMTHGSHFHRHPGSIGQCAYPSRVLKGLKMAGHMGNDRVTVKNLSVVRIDAEQNLILVKGAVPGAKSGLVCIRMA; translated from the coding sequence ATGGTTAGCATGATTCTCGGCCGCAAGATCGGTATGACCCAGGTGTGGGATGAGAACGACAACGTCGTTCCCGTCACGGTCATCCAAGCAGGCCCCTGCTACGTCTCGCAGGTGAAGACAGAGGCGACCGACGGCTACGACGCCGTCCAAATCGGTTTTGGCGACATTCGCGCCAAGCATGTGAACAGGCCCATGGCCGGGCACTTCGCGAAGGCCGGCGTCGAGCCGGTGCGCTATCTTCGCGAGGTCCGCGTTCCGGCCGGCGAGCAGCACAGCGTCGGGGACCCCGTGACCGTGGCAGATTTCGAGGGCACTGAAAAGGTCGACGTCATCGGCACATCCAAGGGCAAGGGCTTCCAAGGGCGCATCAAGCGCTGGGGACAGCACCGCGGCCCCATGACGCACGGCTCGCATTTTCATCGTCACCCCGGTTCCATCGGTCAGTGCGCCTACCCTTCGAGGGTTTTGAAAGGTCTCAAGATGGCCGGACACATGGGCAACGATCGCGTGACGGTGAAGAACCTCTCCGTTGTCCGCATCGATGCCGAGCAGAACCTCATCTTGGTCAAGGGCGCCGTGCCCGGAGCCAAAAGCGGGCTCGTCTGCATCCGTATGGCCTGA
- the rplW gene encoding 50S ribosomal protein L23, whose product MDAHSVIVRPIVSEHSYELQEMRKYTFEVAKGASKLQIADAIEELFSVKVVRVNTLSVKPKKKRVRQVAGYTRSWKKAIVTLAEGDSIEIFGNQA is encoded by the coding sequence ATGGACGCACACAGCGTGATCGTTCGCCCGATCGTCTCGGAGCACTCCTATGAACTGCAGGAGATGCGCAAATATACATTCGAGGTCGCGAAGGGCGCCTCGAAGCTCCAGATCGCCGATGCGATCGAGGAGCTGTTCTCGGTGAAGGTCGTTCGCGTCAACACGCTCAGCGTGAAACCGAAAAAGAAGCGCGTGCGCCAGGTCGCCGGGTACACGCGATCTTGGAAGAAGGCCATCGTCACTCTGGCCGAGGGCGATAGCATCGAGATCTTCGGCAA
- the rpsG gene encoding 30S ribosomal protein S7 → MPRRAPATRREVVPDSVYNNRLVTQLINKILLDGKKSIAETIVYSAFDMVAAKSEADPLAVFKKAMENVKPTLEVKPKRVGGATYQVPMEVSARRSTALALRWMVGFSRSRKEKTMAERLANEILDASNGVGASVKKREDVFKMAEANRAFSHYRW, encoded by the coding sequence ATGCCGCGTCGTGCACCAGCGACTCGCCGCGAGGTCGTGCCGGATTCCGTGTACAACAACCGCCTCGTGACGCAGCTCATCAACAAGATCCTTCTCGATGGCAAGAAGTCCATCGCGGAGACCATCGTCTACAGCGCATTCGACATGGTCGCCGCCAAGTCGGAGGCCGATCCGCTCGCCGTCTTCAAGAAGGCCATGGAAAACGTCAAGCCCACGCTCGAGGTCAAGCCCAAGCGCGTCGGCGGCGCGACCTATCAGGTCCCCATGGAGGTCAGCGCGCGCCGTTCGACGGCGCTGGCACTGCGCTGGATGGTCGGATTCTCGCGCTCGCGCAAGGAGAAGACCATGGCCGAGCGTCTGGCAAACGAGATCCTCGACGCCTCGAATGGCGTGGGAGCTTCCGTGAAGAAGCGCGAGGACGTGTTCAAGATGGCCGAGGCCAATCGCGCCTTCTCGCACTACCGCTGGTAG
- a CDS encoding DNA-directed RNA polymerase subunit beta', producing the protein MADFEATDFEAVKVSLASADQIRSWSHGEVKKPETINYRTLKPEKDGLFCEKIFGPAKDWECSCGKYKGIRFKGIVCERCGVEVTSAKVRRERMGHIELAAPVSHIWYFKSPTSFPMSRLLDLKSKDLEKVLYFASYIITKIDIEARDADADDLREELSADLEEIDAECARQIEALKEQGMPENFDEFSDEEPLSAEEIAAGIIDIEEECKDERQLRSDAFQTFMKLSERDLISDEPLFREMKRYYSMYFSGNMGAEAIRDLLCAIDLDEEADKLKVIIADEEGQKQKKEKAVKRLEVVDAFLKGGNAPANMILDVVPVIPPDLRPMVQLDGGRFAASDLNDLYRRVINRNNRLKRLLDLDAPAIIVNNEKRMLQEAVDALFDNGRRGRPVSGRGGRPLKSLAEALKGKQGRFRQNLLGKRVDYSGRSVIVTDPELKLHQCGLPKTMALELFKPFVMKRLVELGKVENIKGAKRAIDRSASFVWDILEEVIDGRLVLLNRAPTLHRLSIQAFEPVLVEGKAIHLHPLVCAPFNADFDGDQMSVHVPLSLQAQAEARVLMLSSNNLRSPASGKPVNVPSQDMIIGVYYLTQQRDGLSGEGHVFASLDDALNAYDSRSEVDLQAKIKVRVSAAEANVEGEDGRRLFRVCDERGQFTDYDVTGAKTCRIETTIGRIIFNRQCLPADYEFINYKMVKGDVGKLVSACCDRYPSAEVGPILDAIKYAGFHFATRAGLTISLWDALIPDEKPELLARAQTNVDTINENFEDGFINEQERHTEVVNEWTAATEKVAALMLDLFDEENPIYMMADSGARGTKTQLRQLGGMRGLMTDMSGETIDLPIKANFREGLLPLEYFISTYGARKGLVDTASHTSDSGYLTRRLVDVAQDVIVREEDCGTTEGATYDLVLPGSDDIDTELVGRCFIEDVTAPDGTVLFKAGSYIESVEDLERMVAAGLTKIRLRALLTCRSKFGVCQKCYGWDLSTRLPVAIGTAVGIIAAQSIGEPGTQLTMRTIHSGGVAGADDITQGLPTVGRMFDVVGNVNEKILGREADLALHSGVLSIKPEKSEYVLTITDADDAQHIYDEIRVPASVRFMPGIADGCSVRAGDQITKGFVNFRSLRHLTDIESTMHTFVKSVKDVYTSQGVDLNDKHIEVIARQMLRRVQITNPGDSKYLLGQYVDRYEFADEVERVARLGGAAPAAEPTILGTLKVAASIDSWLSSASFIRTAGVLTEAAIEGKVDHLLDLKSNVIVGKKIPAGTGLRPYDNVGLTYRTPEGYQLVEGSASSAAKSLPDWAPPELKELDEELPQQLDWAGFDEFGVGDGSFTRNGRTISADDAKLYLFDDLGVSQRWTNKFSEVGIETVGDLVGKSEEDLLRIDGIGAKAIEELRDGLEAHNLLYILESSDDVADEEDLSQLLQMVFSPDGPDDILLGASAPRHHFESDEEMIGAPVESEKKEGSTPGIINEDMASLDELLNKLVDTDGDNPEDPNDMNDYEE; encoded by the coding sequence GTGGCAGATTTCGAAGCTACTGATTTTGAGGCGGTAAAGGTCTCCCTTGCCAGCGCGGACCAGATCCGCTCGTGGTCGCACGGGGAGGTCAAAAAACCGGAGACCATCAACTATCGTACCCTGAAGCCCGAGAAAGACGGTCTGTTCTGCGAGAAGATCTTCGGTCCGGCGAAGGACTGGGAGTGCTCCTGCGGCAAGTACAAGGGCATCCGCTTCAAGGGTATCGTTTGCGAGCGCTGCGGCGTCGAGGTCACCTCAGCCAAGGTGCGCCGCGAGCGCATGGGCCACATCGAACTTGCCGCCCCGGTGAGTCATATCTGGTATTTCAAGTCCCCGACGAGCTTCCCGATGAGCCGTCTGCTCGATCTCAAGAGCAAGGACCTCGAGAAGGTCCTGTACTTCGCGAGCTACATCATCACGAAGATCGACATCGAGGCGCGCGATGCGGATGCCGATGATCTGCGCGAGGAGCTCTCAGCCGATCTCGAGGAGATCGACGCCGAGTGCGCCCGACAGATCGAGGCGCTCAAGGAGCAGGGCATGCCGGAGAACTTCGACGAGTTCTCCGATGAGGAGCCGCTGAGCGCCGAGGAGATCGCCGCCGGGATCATCGACATAGAGGAGGAGTGCAAAGACGAGCGCCAGCTGCGCTCCGATGCGTTCCAGACGTTCATGAAACTCTCCGAGCGCGATCTCATCTCCGATGAACCTCTGTTTCGCGAGATGAAGCGCTATTACTCGATGTACTTCTCCGGAAACATGGGCGCCGAGGCCATTCGCGATCTGCTGTGCGCCATCGATCTCGATGAGGAGGCCGACAAGCTGAAGGTCATCATCGCAGATGAGGAGGGCCAGAAGCAGAAGAAGGAGAAGGCGGTCAAACGCCTCGAGGTCGTCGACGCCTTCCTCAAGGGCGGCAACGCCCCCGCGAACATGATCTTGGATGTCGTCCCGGTTATCCCGCCCGATCTGCGCCCCATGGTGCAGCTCGACGGCGGTCGGTTCGCCGCCTCCGATCTGAACGACCTGTACCGGCGCGTGATCAACCGAAACAACCGGCTGAAGCGCCTGCTCGACCTCGATGCGCCGGCGATCATCGTGAACAACGAGAAGCGCATGCTGCAGGAGGCCGTCGACGCCCTGTTCGACAACGGCAGACGCGGGCGTCCCGTTTCCGGGCGCGGCGGACGGCCGCTGAAGTCGCTCGCCGAGGCGCTCAAGGGCAAGCAGGGGCGCTTCCGCCAGAACCTGCTCGGCAAGCGCGTCGACTACTCGGGCCGCTCCGTCATCGTCACCGACCCCGAGCTCAAGCTGCATCAGTGCGGCCTGCCCAAGACCATGGCCCTCGAGCTGTTCAAGCCCTTCGTCATGAAGCGTCTGGTCGAGCTCGGCAAGGTCGAGAACATCAAGGGCGCAAAACGCGCCATCGATCGCTCCGCGAGCTTCGTGTGGGACATCCTGGAAGAGGTCATCGACGGGAGGCTCGTGCTGCTCAACCGCGCACCGACCCTGCACCGTCTGTCCATCCAGGCCTTCGAGCCCGTGCTCGTGGAGGGCAAGGCCATTCACCTGCATCCGCTCGTGTGCGCCCCGTTCAACGCTGATTTCGACGGCGATCAGATGTCGGTCCACGTGCCGCTGTCGCTGCAGGCCCAGGCCGAGGCGCGCGTGCTCATGCTCTCCTCGAACAACCTGCGCTCGCCGGCGTCGGGCAAACCCGTGAACGTGCCCTCCCAGGACATGATCATCGGCGTCTACTATCTTACGCAGCAGCGCGATGGGCTCTCCGGTGAGGGCCACGTGTTCGCCAGTCTGGACGACGCGCTCAATGCCTATGACTCGCGCTCCGAGGTGGATCTGCAAGCGAAGATCAAGGTTCGCGTGTCCGCCGCCGAGGCGAACGTGGAGGGCGAGGACGGCCGACGGCTGTTTCGGGTCTGCGATGAGCGCGGTCAGTTCACCGACTACGATGTCACCGGCGCGAAGACGTGCCGCATCGAGACGACGATCGGCCGGATCATCTTCAATCGACAGTGCCTGCCCGCCGACTACGAGTTCATCAACTACAAAATGGTCAAAGGTGACGTAGGCAAACTCGTCTCCGCATGCTGCGATCGCTATCCGTCCGCCGAGGTCGGCCCGATCCTGGACGCCATCAAATACGCGGGCTTCCATTTCGCGACGCGCGCCGGTCTCACGATCTCTCTGTGGGACGCGCTCATCCCCGACGAGAAGCCCGAGCTGCTCGCTCGCGCTCAGACCAACGTCGATACCATCAACGAGAACTTCGAGGACGGCTTCATCAACGAGCAGGAGCGCCACACCGAGGTCGTCAACGAGTGGACCGCCGCCACCGAGAAGGTCGCAGCGCTCATGCTCGACCTGTTCGATGAGGAGAACCCCATCTACATGATGGCCGATTCCGGCGCGCGCGGCACGAAGACGCAGCTGCGGCAGCTCGGAGGCATGCGCGGTCTCATGACCGACATGTCCGGCGAGACGATCGATCTGCCCATCAAGGCGAACTTCCGCGAGGGGCTGCTGCCGCTCGAGTACTTCATCTCCACCTACGGGGCGCGCAAGGGACTCGTCGACACCGCGTCTCACACGTCGGATTCGGGATACCTGACGCGACGGCTCGTCGATGTGGCGCAAGACGTCATCGTGCGCGAGGAGGATTGCGGCACCACGGAGGGCGCGACATACGACCTCGTGCTGCCCGGTTCCGACGACATCGACACCGAGCTCGTGGGCCGCTGCTTCATCGAGGACGTCACAGCGCCCGATGGCACGGTGCTCTTCAAGGCGGGCAGCTACATCGAGAGCGTCGAGGATCTGGAGCGCATGGTCGCAGCGGGACTCACCAAGATACGTCTGCGTGCGCTGCTCACCTGCCGTTCGAAGTTCGGCGTGTGCCAGAAGTGCTACGGCTGGGACCTCTCGACGCGTCTGCCGGTCGCCATCGGCACCGCCGTCGGCATCATCGCGGCTCAGTCGATCGGCGAGCCGGGAACCCAGCTCACGATGCGCACGATCCACTCCGGCGGCGTCGCAGGCGCCGACGACATCACGCAGGGCCTGCCGACGGTCGGCCGCATGTTCGATGTCGTGGGCAACGTGAACGAGAAGATCCTGGGGCGCGAGGCGGACCTCGCGCTGCACTCCGGAGTGCTCTCGATCAAGCCTGAGAAGTCCGAGTACGTGCTCACCATCACGGATGCCGATGATGCTCAGCACATCTACGACGAGATCCGGGTGCCTGCATCGGTGCGCTTCATGCCCGGCATCGCGGACGGCTGCTCGGTGCGCGCCGGCGATCAGATCACGAAGGGCTTCGTGAACTTCCGCAGCCTGCGTCACCTCACCGACATCGAGTCGACGATGCACACGTTCGTGAAGAGCGTCAAGGACGTCTACACGTCGCAGGGCGTCGATTTGAACGACAAGCATATCGAGGTCATCGCGAGGCAGATGCTGCGTCGCGTTCAGATCACGAATCCGGGTGATTCGAAGTACCTGCTCGGACAGTACGTCGATCGATACGAGTTCGCCGATGAGGTCGAGCGGGTCGCGCGTCTGGGCGGTGCCGCTCCTGCGGCTGAGCCCACGATCCTGGGCACGCTCAAGGTCGCCGCGAGCATCGACTCCTGGTTGAGCTCGGCCTCGTTCATCCGCACCGCCGGCGTGCTCACCGAGGCGGCGATCGAGGGCAAAGTCGATCACCTGCTCGATCTGAAGTCCAACGTCATCGTAGGCAAGAAGATTCCGGCGGGAACCGGGTTGAGACCGTATGACAACGTGGGGCTGACCTATCGCACCCCCGAGGGCTATCAGCTGGTAGAGGGATCGGCATCCTCGGCTGCCAAGTCCCTGCCCGACTGGGCTCCGCCCGAGCTCAAGGAACTCGATGAGGAGCTGCCGCAGCAGCTCGACTGGGCGGGCTTCGATGAGTTCGGGGTCGGCGACGGCTCGTTCACCCGCAACGGTCGCACGATCTCCGCGGACGACGCCAAGCTCTATCTCTTCGATGATCTGGGCGTCTCTCAGCGCTGGACGAATAAGTTCTCAGAGGTCGGCATCGAGACGGTCGGCGATCTGGTCGGCAAATCCGAAGAGGATCTGCTTCGCATCGACGGCATCGGAGCCAAAGCGATAGAGGAGCTGCGCGACGGTCTCGAGGCGCACAACCTGCTCTACATCCTTGAGAGCAGCGATGACGTCGCCGACGAGGAGGATCTGTCGCAGCTGCTTCAGATGGTGTTCTCTCCGGACGGTCCCGACGACATCCTGCTGGGCGCCTCCGCTCCTCGCCATCACTTCGAGTCCGATGAGGAGATGATCGGGGCCCCTGTCGAAAGCGAGAAGAAAGAGGGCTCGACACCGGGTATCATCAACGAGGACATGGCCTCGCTCGACGAGCTGCTGAACAAGCTCGTCGATACCGATGGCGACAATCCGGAAGACCCGAACGACATGAATGACTACGAGGAGTAG
- the rplD gene encoding 50S ribosomal protein L4, with amino-acid sequence MSKIEVKNAEGSKVTETELASAVYGIEPNIHIMHHIVKCQMACWRRGTQSTKSRGEVRGGGRKPWRQKGTGRARQGSIRAGQWRHGGVIFGPKPRSYAKRMNNKEVKLAMRSALSAKLRDDELVVVDDYGFDKPSTKAAMRLIRSLELEGKRLTIIVREDDVNAYLSFRNIPRTFIITPNEANTHDLVNNGALLMPADVAVHFGEVLA; translated from the coding sequence ATGTCTAAGATAGAGGTCAAAAATGCGGAGGGGAGCAAGGTCACCGAGACCGAGCTCGCTTCTGCGGTGTACGGCATAGAGCCGAACATCCACATCATGCATCACATCGTCAAATGCCAGATGGCATGCTGGCGTCGGGGCACCCAGTCCACGAAGAGCCGCGGCGAGGTTCGCGGCGGCGGGCGCAAGCCATGGCGTCAGAAGGGCACCGGCCGTGCCCGACAGGGCTCCATCCGCGCCGGCCAGTGGCGCCACGGTGGCGTCATCTTCGGCCCCAAGCCCCGTTCATACGCAAAGCGCATGAACAACAAGGAGGTCAAACTCGCGATGCGCTCCGCGCTGTCCGCGAAGCTGCGTGACGACGAGCTCGTCGTCGTGGACGACTACGGCTTTGACAAGCCCTCCACCAAGGCCGCCATGCGTCTTATCAGGTCACTTGAGCTCGAGGGCAAGCGGCTCACGATCATCGTCCGAGAGGACGACGTCAACGCGTATCTGTCGTTCCGCAACATTCCCCGGACCTTCATCATCACGCCGAACGAGGCCAATACGCATGACCTTGTGAACAACGGCGCGCTGCTGATGCCGGCTGATGTCGCCGTGCACTTCGGGGAGGTGCTTGCATAA
- the rpsL gene encoding 30S ribosomal protein S12, producing the protein MPTINQLVRQGRKSVPKKSKNAALQHNSQKRGVCTRVFTTSPKKPNSALRKVARVRLVNGIEVTAYIPGEGHNLQEHSIVLVRGGRVRDLPGVRYKVVRGAYDCAPVANRMQSRSRYGTKRPK; encoded by the coding sequence TTGCCTACAATCAACCAGCTGGTTCGCCAGGGCCGCAAATCCGTTCCCAAGAAGTCCAAGAACGCGGCGCTGCAGCACAACTCCCAGAAACGCGGTGTGTGCACCCGTGTGTTCACCACGTCTCCCAAAAAGCCGAACTCGGCGCTGCGCAAGGTGGCCCGCGTCCGTCTGGTCAATGGCATCGAGGTCACCGCATATATTCCCGGCGAGGGTCACAACCTGCAGGAGCATTCCATCGTGCTCGTCCGCGGCGGACGCGTGCGCGATCTGCCCGGTGTGCGCTACAAGGTCGTGCGCGGTGCCTATGATTGCGCACCGGTAGCCAATCGCATGCAGTCTCGTTCCCGCTACGGCACCAAGCGCCCCAAGTAG